The DNA region CCGAACCGCAAACCGAAAAGAAGGGCCCCTGAAAATGCGCAACTATTTGATAGCCGCGGCGAGCGCCGCAGCCATCGGGGTAGCAGCTCCAAATGCTGACGCCGCGGAACTGGAGATCCAGCTGACTGGCTTGGACGTCTTCCTTGGCTTCGACGGCAAGTTCAACATCCAGACCGCTCCGACCGCCGGCCCGCGTGATGACGTCGAGGCCGCGACGTTCTTCGTCGACGGCGTTGAGATCGCGACGGTCGTTGGAGACATCAGCGCCGGCATCGGCCTGCCAGGGTTCCTGATTCCTGTTGACGGCGGAACGACCACCAACCAGCAGGAGCAAGGCTACTTCAACCTCGACCTCGACACCACGATCGGTGGCGAGGGCTGGCTCAACCTCAACGTTGGCAGCTCCAACGCAGTGACTGCGTTCTACACCGGAAACGAGATCGGCATCAGCTTCATTGGTGAAGCAGACTTCCTTGCCGAGCAGGAGCCGCTGACCCGCGTGCCGAACTGGCCCGGCTTCAACGACTTCGATCTCATCACGTTCAGCTTCGTCTCGACGAACATCTCAGACGTCGAAGACAACGGGCACAGCCTCACGCAGTTCCGCGCCTCGGGTGCCGGAACCGTCAACGGCAACGCCATCCCGGAACCCGCGACCGCCGGGCTTCTCGCTGTCGCCGGACTCACCGCC from Planctomycetota bacterium includes:
- a CDS encoding PEP-CTERM sorting domain-containing protein: MDVFLGFDGKFNIQTAPTAGPRDDVEAATFFVDGVEIATVVGDISAGIGLPGFLIPVDGGTTTNQQEQGYFNLDLDTTIGGEGWLNLNVGSSNAVTAFYTGNEIGISFIGEADFLAEQEPLTRVPNWPGFNDFDLITFSFVSTNISDVEDNGHSLTQFRASGAGTVNGNAIPEPATAGLLAVAGLTALRRRRA